A window of the Anoplopoma fimbria isolate UVic2021 breed Golden Eagle Sablefish chromosome 17, Afim_UVic_2022, whole genome shotgun sequence genome harbors these coding sequences:
- the ddit3 gene encoding DNA damage-inducible transcript 3 protein: MTAEWLHLPPPYPPGVGPLCGAELEAWYEDLQDILGSDTGGAKLARAPTCTEKEPEFLDVLESCSLTWLTDGGQTWGDGVQRNKEEIHNTQPLHHTSSSSSSSTSSSSSCRSPAVAEERRTEAESRRGGDSSTGGGSDLLPPEFFELLSEGGVGMVDPSGAVISGGYYYHHHQHHQANNVQPASPSASEEELPCVPDSPSCSSSASQSPSQNCSSPSSPVSSPSAYPSSRLGKRKRSTSERTNSALSSFASSTQHTSSSFSSAKKSRKEREQENERKVQELTEQNERLKSEIERLGEEVQRTRRALIERLVNTRK, from the exons ATGACTGCCGAGTGGCTACACCTGCCCCCGCCATACCCCCCTGGCGTGGGGCCGTTGTGTGGTGCAGAATTGGAGGCGTGGTATGAGGACCTGCAGGATATTCTGGGCTCCGACACGGGAGGGGCAAAACTGGCACGTGCCCCCACATGCACCGAG aaAGAGCCGGAGTTTCTGGATGTTCTGGAGAGTTGTTCTCTGACGTGGCTGACGGACGGAGGCCAGACGTGGGGCGATGGTGTCCAGAGGAATAAAGAGGAGATCCACAACACCCAGCCTCTGCATCAcacctcatcatcctcctcctcctctacctcctcctcctcctcctgcaggagtCCAGCTGTTGCAGAAGAGCGGCGGACGGAGGCCGAGAGCAGGAGAGGTGGAGATAGCTCGACAGGAGGCGGCAGTGATCTGCTGCCTCCAGAGTTTTTCGAGTTGCTGAGTGAAGGAGGAGTGGGAATGGTGGATCCGAGCGGAGCGGTGATCAGCGGTGGCTATTATTACCACCACCATCAACACCACCAGGCTAATAATGTCCAACCTGCGTCTCCCTCAGCCAGCGAGGAGGAACTGCCCTGTGTCCCGGATTCTCcatcctgctcctcctcagcctcccaGTCGCCGTCTCAAAATTgttcttctccctcctcacccGTCTCTTCACCCTCCGCTTACCCGTCCTCCCGCCTGGGAAAACGCAAGAGGTCCACCAGCGAGAGGACCAACAGTGCCTTGTCTTCCTTCGCCTCCTCCACGCAGCACACATCCTCATCCTTTTCATCGGCCAAAAAGAGTCGCaaagaaagagagcaggagaacGAGAGGAAGGTGCAGGAGCTGACGGAGCAGAATGAGCGCTTGAAATCGGAGATTGAAAGGCTGGGAGAGGAGGTACAGAGGACACGTAGAGCCCTGATAGAGAGACTAGTCAACACCAGGAAGTGA